The Euzebya sp. genomic sequence CTACGTCGATGACATCATCGACCCGCGGCAGACCCGCGAGGTGATACTCACCGGGATCGAGTTCGGGTGGGGCGACCGGGATGGAGTGCGCTGAGATGACCACGACGACCACGGCGACCGACGGCAAGGTCGACCGCCGCAAGCGGACCGGGCGCAAGGCCCAGATCATCGACGTGTCGACGGCCCTGTTCCGCGAGAAGGGCTACCACGCCACCTCCCTGGACGACATCGCCGACCGGATCGGGTTCACCAAGCCGGCGATCTACTACTACTTCAAGTCCAAGGAGGACATCCTCTTCGCGATCGTGGACGAGATCGTGGACGGGGCGCTCGAGCGGATGACGGCGATCGCGGAGACCGATCGGTCGCCGACGGAGAAGATGCACGACCTGCTGGCGGAGAACACGCGGGTGATCCTCGAGAACATCGATGC encodes the following:
- a CDS encoding TetR/AcrR family transcriptional regulator yields the protein MTTTTTATDGKVDRRKRTGRKAQIIDVSTALFREKGYHATSLDDIADRIGFTKPAIYYYFKSKEDILFAIVDEIVDGALERMTAIAETDRSPTEKMHDLLAENTRVILENIDANTVFYNERGLLSAEREQAIRQREREYTRLVRQIYIDGVEAGEFTEVNPAVATNTLLGASIWAYRWFDPRGSLTIEEVAEQIATLLLEGYRV